In a single window of the Tellurirhabdus bombi genome:
- a CDS encoding class I SAM-dependent methyltransferase produces MSDTSVRTEALPDNPEEHYRIKPGLANPRRYYLTKLRELVQYAKTSFVDPLTRSGRITLADFGCGTKPYVSLFPPENVNYLGIDLAWNPHAEVHIGSDSRIQMADNQVDVVLSTQVLEHVEDPEGYLREACRILKPGGTLLLTTHGYWMYHPDPTDFWRWTSAGLQKIVARNGFEVVAFRGIIGRSAMGLQLFQDGFLFKIPKWAWPPFTFLMQLLIQLFDKTTSQETRDKDACTYLVVGRKI; encoded by the coding sequence ATGAGTGACACCAGCGTTCGCACCGAAGCCCTGCCCGACAATCCGGAAGAACATTACCGGATCAAACCCGGTCTGGCCAATCCCCGGCGGTATTACCTGACAAAACTGCGCGAACTGGTGCAATACGCCAAAACGTCGTTTGTGGACCCATTGACTCGCTCGGGTCGCATTACGCTGGCTGATTTTGGGTGCGGGACGAAGCCGTATGTATCCTTGTTTCCGCCGGAAAATGTCAACTATCTGGGCATTGATCTGGCCTGGAACCCGCACGCCGAAGTACACATTGGCTCCGACAGCCGGATTCAAATGGCCGATAATCAGGTTGATGTGGTGTTGTCGACGCAAGTGTTGGAACACGTTGAAGACCCCGAAGGCTATCTGCGGGAAGCTTGCCGCATTCTGAAACCGGGTGGAACGCTGTTGCTCACAACGCATGGTTACTGGATGTATCATCCCGATCCAACGGATTTTTGGCGCTGGACTTCGGCGGGTTTGCAGAAAATTGTGGCTAGAAATGGGTTTGAGGTGGTTGCTTTTCGGGGAATTATTGGCCGCTCGGCGATGGGTTTGCAACTGTTTCAGGACGGTTTCTTGTTTAAGATACCAAAATGGGCCTGGCCGCCTTTTACGTTTCTGATGCAGTTATTGATTCAGTTATTCGATAAAACGACTTCGCAGGAAACGCGCGATAAAGACGCTTGTACGTACCTGGTTGTTGGAAGGAAAATATAA